From the Macaca nemestrina isolate mMacNem1 chromosome 7, mMacNem.hap1, whole genome shotgun sequence genome, the window AGGGGTCCAAGCTATCCTAAGTGTGTAGGAACTTTCACTTTGCAAAGGGAGCCCCTTTCTTCTCTGTGACTTGAATATTTCTTGTGATTATGGAGGAGACCCAGGACACACTTCTCTTCAGGAAAAGTGCAGCTCTGCCAGGTGGAGGGGACTAGAGAGCCAGAATAGCTGACCTTCTCTTTCAACAAATGCTTGAGTTTAAAGACACTATGAAAAGAACCATGATATATGAGCATGCTCTCTGATCTCTAGGAATTTACGGTCCAGTAGAATAGAAGTCAGTAGATTAATGTTCATTCTTACAACATATACAAAGCTCCTATGAGGTTTCATTTACCAAACATATGAAGCTGCAAAGCTAAAAGGTTCACCTGGGAGTCTGTGGTTGAGAAGAGAATGAAATTTTGAGCACATATAAGGATAAGAGCAAATCCAGACACCCCATATAGTAAATGGGATCATTGTTAGTAGCTCTACATTCTCTCCTGTATTATAACATTCAACCACACCCTTTGCTCCATGCCTTTGCAGTTTTTCCCACTAGATGTGGAGAATATTTCCCCACTCTGTTAATGGAAAATACTCTTTGGTAAGACATAGATTTGCAAGGTCAACAAcctaggtatttttttcctctgaatgtTCGGAGGTGAGCATGTTCCCACTTTAATTCCCCTTTCCTTCttcaaatttcacatttttttcatacttttaaataattttgatctTCTCTAGGATTCTGAATACCACATTCTTCATAGCTGTTCCTTTGCTACCCATATGATTTTAAGGAAGCGATCTAAACTTTGGGTCATTTTTAACATCTATGAAACAAGTGGATGATAGATTTCCTCGTCCCTAGGATTCATTCCTGCCCTAATAGTCATGGAACTAAAAGTTCtcaggtttttattgtttttggagCCATGGAGGAGAACCTGTTAATAATACAGCTACCTCAATCTTGTTTCCACAGATTTCAATTTAGCAGAGTTGGTATGGGGTTGCAGCATCTGTATTTTTGGTGAAGATCCCCAGACAGTCTGTTTTGCAGCAAAGTTTATTCTATGAGCATTCTATGAATTTCAGTGTTTTTCATCCAAAACTATTACTTTAATAAACAGAATGGTTTTAAATAAGAGGTAATGGAAAGAACTTTCCAGTTCCCTTAAATGGGCATTTTCAATCAGAGGGAAGTTGAGATAATCAGAATCTATCAAGATGATATAATGCCCTGAGGAAACAGAGATGCCTGGATCCACAGAGAACCATTTCACATTTAATGCACATTTAATGCACATTTATCAGAACAAACTATTAATTGAAAATGGAGTTGACAGGACTTGAAAGAGGAAGTACAACGTAGTAAGTGTGAAATTTATGAGTggttattgaaaagaaaaatagttatttCCGAAGTGTGGTGGTGATcctaagatttttatttaaaagtagcCTACACAGTCCAAtagatgagttttaaaatataggttCTATATATATGCGTCTTTGTGCATTTATACACCTATGTTGTTTACACAtgtttatatgtggaatctataTGGCATAttaaagtatatttcaaaataatacacAAATGATCAACAATTCAGTCATAGCGTGGTGCTTGAAAGTTGCATTTTCTGCAGTCTATGTTCTTAGGATCATAATCTTTAACGGTTTGGGAAAGCCAACACATAAAATGACAATTTTCAGTTGTGCAGCCTATTTTAGGACATTTAAAGATGTTAAACAGATTTCCCTTTGGACTTACTCATTCACTCCTTGTCTAAGATCATTTACTATAAAAGAGTCTGCCAGACAAGGAGGGAATACAGGGACCTAGGGCCAAGGGGAGTAGAAGGGAAACCTGGGAAAACACACCAAGCTTGGGCTAGGGGATCACATTCCATCTGGAAGCTAACTGAACAATAGGATATCCATTCGTCCTCACCCTTGAACCTCCTCCGTGTTCAGAAGGAAACTAAGAAATGCCTGCCCTAGTCCTAATGTTTCATTTACACTTCATCCCTCTCTCCATTGTTAGTGGACACGTTTACTCCTTTGCAGTGAAAGGCTGCTTTATTGGGGTAAGGGTGTCAACCCTAGCAGAGGATTTCAGTGATCTTTCTGGCGGCGAAGTTTACGCCATGTGTTTAAACATCATTTTATGAAGAAGTACGCTGTGAGTGGACTCAGGGACATGCCTTGCACCTTTCTTCCCAGTCCCTGGGCCACCAGCTACCCAACCACCTCGGTTGTTCCAGAAGTGAAGGCTCACCATGGTGTGGCTTATATAATACACATAGTGCTATGATCCCTGTGGATAATTAAAGCTAGGTCCCTTTATATGCCTAGGACAAGTTAACAACCCTTTCACGGTTGTGTTTTCAAAAGGATGACAACTACTTTCCCATTGTACTTTTGTACATTTACATCAAACACTCCCAACTACAGTGTCTCCTAATACGGACCCCTGGGCTAATTAGCAGCTTAGTGTGATTGTTTCAATTTTTCAGCGACCAATTAAGTAGTTGCTCTAGACAGAACTGACAAcacaatgtgaattttaaaaaccgCGATCTGCTGGTTGAGGGGAGAAAGCCAAACCCAGTAAAGAAAGTGGGGGCAGGGCGAGGCTGTGAGTGGCTCTGTTTCTGCTAGCAGAATACTGGGTCTTAAATTCAGATTAAATCACAGCTTACCTGACGAGTATCCCCCGCCCTTCCCACtagtaaaataataacaaataatttaaaaagagcagAGCATCTGGGTTACTGCAACGGGAAGCGAGACCTTTAACCATAGCCACCCTACTCGCTCATTGCGAGGCACCTGTTAGATGCGCTCTTGTACCCTGATCCCCATACAGAGAGACAGCTCCACACCTGCATTTACCCTTCAGCCTAAATGGATTCCCATCAAGCCTTTCCCACTTCAGTGTCGGATCCACAGAGGCACCGAACCGCAGCCACTCTCCAGAAGCACTCTCAGCCCCTCCGTCCCCTAAGGGAGATTTAAAAGTGGTCGCCCCCACTCGCCCTCCCTCAGCCAGCATCTCCATCTAGGGAAGGAATTTCAGTTGTCTCCCGAAGGCCAAAAGCGAAAAGGTGAGGGATGCACTGAGAGAAGAGAAGATACCCAACTCACTCCCCTCCCCACTCACCCACGCGTCCGCTCCCGGCTCCCCCCTCCGCCTGCTTGGGTCTGGCGGTCAGGTGAGGTTACCTGGGCTCCCCGAGAAGCCCCGAGGGGCGCTGCAGTCCTTCTTTTTCGAAATCGCCCCGCTCCCCGCCGGGCCCCCAGGACTCTTGCCCCTCTCCCCCCCGCGCGCGTCCCCGGCCCCTCGGGCTCCGACACGCAGCGACAGCCGCACAGCGCGCTCTGCTCCCCTCCGCCGACCTGGCGTGACGCAGGCGGAGACTACTTAAGGGCGGATTAGAGGCGGCGGCCGCGGATCCCCGAGCCCGAGCATTCGGCTCCGCGCGCTCAGCCCCTGCCTCGCAGGCTGCCGCGCCGGAGCGCCAGGTGCCCGCCGAAGTAGCAGGAACAGAGCCGGTGCCCGGACCCTCCCCCGGCCCCCAACCTGCGGCAGAGAGCGGCGCCGAGACCCCTCCTGGGCGGGCGAGCGCTCAAAGACCTGCAGGCTGCCACCCCGCCCCTCGTCCCGGCGTCCGCGGGATCCAGACCCGAACCCCGGACGGCGCCCGAGGTTCGTGCTCTCTCTCTGGACCGCGCCAACTGCCCCATCGGTCCGGACGCGTTTGgatttctttccccatttcttctgtTTTAAGTACAATAATAGGAAAGGGGGATtcgaggattttttttaaaaaatgcttctttAATTGGGAGGCAATTCACTCCCATTCTGGAGGTGCGGCCcggggaggggccaggagcaggaACGTGCCCGGTGCTGCCCAGTCTTTGTCTGCTGCCTCCGGATGCACAGCGATGGGGGAATGGACCATCTTGGAGAGGCTGCTGGAAGCCGCGGTGCAGCAGCACTCCACTATGATCGGGAGGTAAGGGCGACAAGCCGGCAGTCAGCGGGCCCCGTCGGGCGGCCCCGGGAGTCCCTTCTCACACCCGGACTGAATCCCCCGCTCCAACCCCCAGCCggtcctctgcctcctccccatcGTCCTAAGTCAAGGCTCCGGTGTTCCTGGCGATGAGGGATTACCCGACGCCCCGCGATGCCCCCCTCCTCTAGCTACTCCTGACCAACTGCCCATCCCTTCCCCATCAAGCACCACTGGGGCTTCACTCTTCCCACATCAGAAAAGCAGCCGCTGGCTCAGTCCTGGTCCCTCCACTCTCCAGAGTCAGAGCCAATCTCCATCCGGTTCCCTAaatagaatctacaaagaaggCAGGATTGCATTTGGACAGAGAAAGGCAAATGGGGAGATGGATTTGCTCTTCAGAGCAGATGCCTCTTTTCTCAACAAATAATTACTAAACTAAACTTATTTGGCCGTGTAAACTTACCGAGCCTACACACCCAATTGCCATTTTTGTGTCTGTATATCTATGTCTCTAGAGttcaatatatataaatatatattcatagcCATCTACTTATATAAAGCATTAAATTTAATATTCATGTTGAGAATAAACTAAATATACCCATGGAGTAGTTACATGTAACACACCCTGTGTGTAGACCTTGAAGCATGCACCGTCTGTAAAGGTATTCTGTGTGCATTTGCCATATCCAGAGTGAAGGTGTGTTTTGTGTTTCTATACATTCTATATAGAGAGATGAAATCTATCTGTTCCAAGTAGACTATGTCCAGTGTATGATGTTGTGTGTACCTGGGATCTCTATAATATGAAATGTTCCCAGCTTACCAGCACTCagcagaaaaggaagagacaaaaaGCTTTCCCAGATTCCCAGTTCAGTACCAGCCGGGGCTGGACAGCTCCCCAGTCAAACGACTGGAAAACATCAGCAAAGGGAAGGGAGGAGCAGGGGTTTCCTGTCAGTGACGCAGCCCGTGAgaacctctctccctccctcttcctctgctCAGGATCCTGTTGACTGTGGTGGTGATCTTCCGGATCCTCATTGTGGCCATTGTGGGGGAGACGGTGTACGATGATGAGCAGACCATGTTTGTGTGCAACACCCTGCAACCCGGCTGTAACCAGGCCTGCTACGACCGCGCCTTCCCCATCTCCCACATACGTTACTGGGTCTTCCAGATCATAATGGTGTGTACCCCCAGTCTTTGCTTCATCACCTACTCTGTGCATCAGTCCGCCAAGCAGCGAGAACGCCGCTACTCTACTGTCTTCCTAGCCCTGGACAGAGACCCGCCTGAGTCCATAGGAGGTCCTGGAGgaactgggggtgggggcagtggtgGGGGCAAACGAGAAGATAAGAAGTTGCAAAATGCTATTGTCAATGGGGTGCTGCAGAACACAGAGAACACCAGTAAGGAGACAGAGCCAGATTGTTTAGAGGTTAAGGAGCTGACTCCACACCCATCAGGGCTACGCACTGCATCAAAATCCAAGCTCAGAAGGCAGGAAGGCATCTCCCGCTTCTACATTATCCAAGTGGTGTTCCGAAATGCCCTGGAAATTGGGTTCCTGGTAGGCCAATATTTTCTCTATGGATTTAGTGTCCCAGGGCTGTATGAGTGTAACCGCTACCCCTGCATCAAGGAGGTGGAATGTTATGTGTCCCGGCCAACTGAGAAGACTGTCTTCCTAGTGTTCATGTTTGCTGTAAGTGGCATCTGTGTTGTGCTCAACCTGGCCGAACTCAACCACCTGGGATGGCGCAAGATCAAGCTGGCTGTGCGAGGGGCTCAGGCCAAGAGAAAGTCAATCTATGAGATTCGTAACAAGGACCTGCCCAGGGTCAGTGTTCCCAATTTTGGCAGGACTCAGTCCAGTGACTCTGCCTATGTGTGAGAGGGAAGGTTTCACAAAGGTCTGGGGGATGGCAAGAGCCCCAAGGCAGATGACTGCTCAGAGGTGGCTGTGTCCACCCTCATTTATGTGACTCTCACCATTAAGATGTAGGATAAGACTGGATAAAAGAAGATTTTGCATCAATGGGAGAAGAGGAAAAGTGGAACCATTTTCACATATCACCTAATTGGTTCCACAGAGACAACTGGGTCGAGTGATGAAATGGATGAATTGGACTTCTTTGGGCCCTTTCTGTTCATGGCCCAAGCCTAATCCTGATAACACTGAACTTGCACAGCTACCAAGTAGGACTTAGCCCTGCTGAGCTCTTTATTCTGGTGAATGATGTGAGTTGAGTACTTCATTGATACAAAATTTGTGACCTATCTCAACATGTCCTTTTATCCTGAGCCATGGGACAAACATCCTTGAGGCACCCTTCATGTATCTCCCCCACCAGCATGCCCCTTTCCCTCAATCCAGAATAGCATGccagctgtttttttttcagaatctGGCCTTACATTAGACCTAATGTTGTTTATTTGCAAACTTAGAGGGAATTACATGGGGTGCTTACTGGAGAATGGCCATGGCAGAGGTTTTCATTAGAGCCCCATCTCACTGGCCCTTAGTCATGATGAAAACCTTAGGAATGTCTCAATCTTTCCAATTTTCTAACTCAAACTGCACTGGTGCTGTTTATtagggatgggggatgggggatgggggatgggggatggggaatgggtgggagggagggaactGCAACATGCAACTACAACACTTTTGTGAGATTGTTGTTGCACTGTTAGGCACACGGTTACGAGCTTCAGGTTATTTCTGCCTTTCAGCTTGTGGGCTTTGGTTAagattaaaaagattttttttggcTAATATCAAGGGTGTCTACCTGAGCCACAGCATTTGTAACTGGTGTATCTCACTCATTTTCTTACATAGTTTTGTTGTGCAACACAGCTGCACGGTCATTTTGCCATGATTTGAATTTACCTGTGTGCTTACACCAGAGACCTTAATCATCCCATGTCAATCCTGATTTAttgttttttcagttattttttgaaacacacacacacatacacatacaaaattaCTGGCTTAAAAGACCTGGAACTAAACACTATTGGCTAACATGTGTTTACGGTGACTTATTTGAGACATATACCAAAGGTTCAAAAACCTATTGCTTTGGACTGTGAAtatgtttccttctttttgctcTTATTTAAGTGCCATACTGTATCTTTCATATCCAC encodes:
- the LOC105492930 gene encoding gap junction delta-2 protein: MGEWTILERLLEAAVQQHSTMIGRILLTVVVIFRILIVAIVGETVYDDEQTMFVCNTLQPGCNQACYDRAFPISHIRYWVFQIIMVCTPSLCFITYSVHQSAKQRERRYSTVFLALDRDPPESIGGPGGTGGGGSGGGKREDKKLQNAIVNGVLQNTENTSKETEPDCLEVKELTPHPSGLRTASKSKLRRQEGISRFYIIQVVFRNALEIGFLVGQYFLYGFSVPGLYECNRYPCIKEVECYVSRPTEKTVFLVFMFAVSGICVVLNLAELNHLGWRKIKLAVRGAQAKRKSIYEIRNKDLPRVSVPNFGRTQSSDSAYV